The Chlamydia sp. BM-2023 genome contains the following window.
TTTTTTTTAGATATGCTAAAGCACTAGCTCTAAGGACATGAGGGGTAACCTTTACTGTTGAGTTAATATCATGCTCAGCCAGTTTGAAGTAGTAATATACCTGATTGATCGCAACCTGTTGTTCTTCCCCTGATACAAAAACCCATCCGTCCCGATTTCCAATATAGTCGCGCAATTCCTGCATTAAGATATTCGGATAAGTGACTTTAACTTCACTAAATCTGTTTTGACGTTTTTTTATTCTGAAAGTAACTTGATTCTGTGTAAAAGATAGGTCTTCTGTCCTAAGAGATATTACTTCGCTTAACTTTCTAACTCCTTGAATAATTAATTTCCCAATCAAGTAATCCCTAAAACTAATTCTTTTCAAAGAATCAAAAAACAGCAACCATTCCCTTTTCGAGATAAACTCAGTTTTAACTTTGTCTCTAATTTTATAAAATGTTGAATTTCCAAAATCTCTAGAAGGAATAGCTTGTTTAATCACCCCTTTAGTTAACCTATAAAGAAACTTTGTAAAAGATATGTAGCAAGCAGCTCTAGCTTGCTTAGAAGCTTCTGATATAGGTTTCCCAGCATAATTGTGAGTTAAAGATTTGATCTTATTTAAAGCATCACAATGATCTACACAAACTAGTTTCTCTAATTTCATAGAGCCGTCTAAAATTTGATTTGAAACTAGAAACTTGACTCCTGAAGCATAATTTTTCCGTGTAATGGGAGATAAAGTAGCCAACCACACATTTGCAGCTTCTAGTACCGTAAGAAATAATCTGCTTCTGTGATAGTGATTCAAACCGCTCATACTCAGTCTCAATGTTTTGTAATGTACAAGTCTTGCGCAGTCTAAGTTTTTTTTGACCAAAAGTCTACCACCTAAAGTTGCAAAGTCTA
Protein-coding sequences here:
- a CDS encoding site-specific integrase, which translates into the protein MSGLNHYHRSRLFLTVLEAANVWLATLSPITRKNYASGVKFLVSNQILDGSMKLEKLVCVDHCDALNKIKSLTHNYAGKPISEASKQARAACYISFTKFLYRLTKGVIKQAIPSRDFGNSTFYKIRDKVKTEFISKREWLLFFDSLKRISFRDYLIGKLIIQGVRKLSEVISLRTEDLSFTQNQVTFRIKKRQNRFSEVKVTYPNILMQELRDYIGNRDGWVFVSGEEQQVAINQVYYYFKLAEHDINSTVKVTPHVLRASALAYLKKMGFADEEIMRVSCLSSTQMLAAYDTGLADNLTSQLPLIF